One window of the Periophthalmus magnuspinnatus isolate fPerMag1 chromosome 17, fPerMag1.2.pri, whole genome shotgun sequence genome contains the following:
- the LOC117385115 gene encoding ras-related protein Rap-2b-like, with protein sequence MREYKVVVLGSGGVGKSALTVQFVTGSFIEKYDPTIEDFYRKEIEVDSSPSVLEILDTAGTEQFASMRDLYIKNGQGFILVYSMVNQQSFQDIKPMRDQIIRVKRYERVPMILVGNKVDLEGEREVSSGEGKALAQDWNCPFMETSAKNKGSVDELFAEIVRQMNYSTVPSGGDQCCSCVLL encoded by the coding sequence ATGCGGGAGTATAAAGTGGTTGTACTGGGCTCGGGAGGAGTGGGAAAGTCTGCACTCACGGTCCAGTTCGTGACAGGCTCCTTTATTGAGAAGTACGACCCCACCATAGAGGACTTCTACAGGAAGGAGATCGAAGTGGactcctctccttctgtcctggAGATCCTGGACACAGCTGGCACCGAGCAGTTCGCCTCCATGCGAGATCTGTACATCAAAAACGGCCAAGGCTTCATCCTGGTCTACAGCATGGTCAACCAGCAGAGCTTCCAGGACATCAAGCCCATGAGAGACCAGATCATCCGGGTGAAGAGGTACGAGAGGGTCCCAATGATCCTGGTGGGCAACAAGGTGGATctggaaggggagagagaggtgtcTTCAGGAGAGGGGAAAGCCCTGGCCCAGGACTGGAACTGCCCCTTTATGGAGACATCAGCCAAAAACAAAGGCTCTGTGGATGAACTTTTTGCAGAAATAGTGAGACAGATGAACTACTCCACTGTCCCGAGCGGTGGAGACCAGTGCTGTTCCTGCGTCCTGCTCTGA